A section of the Engraulis encrasicolus isolate BLACKSEA-1 chromosome 8, IST_EnEncr_1.0, whole genome shotgun sequence genome encodes:
- the LOC134454827 gene encoding dynein heavy chain domain-containing protein 1: MEIGSGKRFKLDSNLGPQVHEDSYSAHRQLQEEVKHCKLNQRSQPLTQQLEHKAALQKRLAHADHTLQRLVNMASLVDSMIVQSLVTIIHREVTSFLDIVLKRKNPGQVSLFQGELRFGASDQLTMFPPLHLFKEVLHGAVLSVADSIMQVRASID, translated from the exons atggagaTTGGGAGTGGGAAACGATTCAAgctggattcaaacctgggtccccag GTGCACGAGGACAGCTATTCCGCACACAGGCAGTTGCAAGAGGAAGTCAAGCACTGCAAGCTCAACCAGAGGAGCCAGCCGCTGACCCAGCAGCTGGAGCACAAGGCTGCCCTCCAGAAGCGGCTGGCCCACGCCGACCACACCCTGCAGAGGCTGGTCAACATGGCCTCGCTGGTGGACAGCATGATCGTCCAGAGCCTGGTCACCATCATCCACCGCGAGGTCACCTCCTTCCTCGACATAGTTCTAAAG AGGAAGAATCCAGGACAGGTCAGTCTGTTTCAAGGAGAGCTCAGATTTGGAGCATCGGACCAACTGACAATGTTCCCGCCACTGCACTTGTTTAAGGAGGTCTTGCATGGTGCTGTGTTATCAGTTGCTGATTCAATTATGCAGGTGAGAGCCAGCATTGATTGA
- the LOC134454826 gene encoding dynein heavy chain domain-containing protein 1, whose amino-acid sequence MAQGLPSGNSLFTLTPESSASASELQGSDDQTDVTKVDSRPSRVCLESRLVVPWQQPLMVQGQRLRGHYFPLSRKQLKWYLGLSAIVEEVEREQAQIMQEAQEEVQKQCVTFSWLVDIHLFTSDWSSGSLNAMRGWTSLQYEEYIKKVRLWIERVRDLPPCFTTSNKLFTVNFLQIQTNIGPLLNSIEEDLHNLLTEEIKLRSENLISELRSQLDGLRTQPTDFNEFTHFAIMVDRCKKMFEESQPQLEYIHSLQDTLIAHFRIINTEEVALEENMLDTWDQFAFLLKQAEDTVS is encoded by the exons ATGGCACAAGGCCTCCCCTCTGGAAACAGCCTGTTCACCCTCACCCCCGAGTCCAGCGCTTCAG CTTCCGAGCTTCAGGGCAGTGACGACCAGACCGACGTGACCAAAGTGGACTCCAGGCCTAGCAGGGTGTGCTTGGAAAGTAGGCTGGTTGTTCCCTGGCAGCAGCCCCTGATGGTGCAGGGCCAGAGGCTACGAGGACACTACTTCCCCCTCTCCCGCAAGCAGCTCAAGTGGTACCTCGGCCTCAGTGCCatcgtggaggaggtggagagagagcaggCTCAGATCATGCAG GAAGCCCAGGAAGAAGTCCAGAAACAATGTGTGACTTTCTCCTGGCTGGTGGACATTCATTTGTTTACCAGCGATTGGAGTTCCGGCTCGCTCAACGCCATGAGGGGTTGGACATCTTTGCAGTATGAGGAGTATATCAAGAAAGTTCGCCTCTGGATAGAAAGAGTGCGTGACCTGCCCCCTTGTTTCACTACATCTAACAAGCTTTTCACGGTTAACTTTCTACAGATCCAGACCAATATAG GGCCGCTTTTGAACTCTATTGAAGAGGACTTACATAACCTGCTGACGGAAGAGATCAAGCTACGCTCAGAGAATCTGATCTCAGAGCTCAGGAGTCAGTTGGATGGCTTACGAACTCAGCCTACTGACTTCAACGAATTCACTCATTTTGCCATAATG GTGGACCGCTGTAAGAAAATGTTTGAAGAGTCTCAACCCCAGCTGGAGTACATCCACTCTCTCCAGGACACGCTGATTGCTCACTTCAGAATCATCAACACAGAGGAGGTTGCCCTGGAGGAAAAT ATGCTGGATACATGGGATCAGTTTGCGTTCCTTCTCAAACAAGCAGAGGATACGGTCAGC